The following are from one region of the Geotrypetes seraphini chromosome 12, aGeoSer1.1, whole genome shotgun sequence genome:
- the DIRAS3 gene encoding GTP-binding protein Di-Ras3, with amino-acid sequence MPEQSNDYRVVVFGAAGVGKSSLVLRFVMGTFRETYIPTIEDTYRQVISCDKNICTLQITDTTGSHQFPAMQRLSISKGHAFILVYSVISKQSMEELQPIYEQICQIKGDIQNIPIMLVGNKTDESQREVDANEGEAQAKRWKCSFMETSAKTNHNVQELFQELLNLEKRRTVSLQVDGKKSKQQKKKDKLKGKCSLM; translated from the coding sequence ATGCCAGAACAAAGCAACGATTATAGGGTAGTTGTGTTTGGAGCTGCAGGTGTTGGGAAAAGCTCCCTGGTTCTTCGGTTTGTCATGGGGACATTTAGAGAAACCTACATCCCTACCATAGAAGATACCTACAGGCAGGTGATCAGCTGTGATAAGAATATATGCACTCTTCAAATTACAGACACTACAGGGAGTCACCAGTTCCCTGCCATGCAAAGGCTCTCCATCTCCAAAGGCCATGCTTTCATTTTGGTATACTCGGTTATCAGTAAGCAGTCCATGGAAGAACTTCAACCAATCTACGAACAGATCTGCCAGATCAAAGGGGACATCCAGAACATTCCCATCATGCTAGTGGGCAACAAGACTGATGAAAGCCAGAGAGAAGTGGATGCCAATGAGGGGGAAGCCCAAGCCAAGAGGTGGAAGTGCTCCTTCATGGAGACATCCGCCAAAACGAACCACAACGTGCAGGAGCTCTTTCAAGAACTTCTGAACCTTGAAAAGCGAAGGACTGTCAGCCTCCAGGTGGATGGAAAGAAATCCAAACAACAGAAAAAGAAGGATAAACTGAAAGGCAAATGCTCTCTTATGTAA